From the Helianthus annuus cultivar XRQ/B chromosome 17, HanXRQr2.0-SUNRISE, whole genome shotgun sequence genome, the window CAATGGTTAATCATAATCTTTCATAATAAAAATCATAACCCTATTtcataatttactattttaaccATGAACATACGGTTCTAAATCAATTATTCATAACAAtttcatcaacaacaaccaaATTAACATGTAGAACTTCACAATTCTAACCATTTCTTGACATACAAGTGGGTTTTGCCCTAATCCATGCTCATATTTAAAATTTAACATCTCTTGATGTTTTAACAACCATAGCAACCATTATTCATACCAATTTTTGCATTACATTCACGAATTTTactaaacccacaaaaatcaaacatcaccaaatcaAGAAATTATACTTACTTGAGGTTAAGAACACTTAGTAAATCAAAATTCCTAGCTCATGCATTCGATTCCTTGCTAATTTCACTTTCAATTGATGGAATTTTAGATGTTTAGGGTTTTGAGGGGTTGGCTTCTCCTGGCTTCAACTCAcgatcacacacacacacacacacatatcaAGCACTGGGCatttttttaagtgttttaattACAAAATTTCCATACTAACCCCCTCATCTTTTAAAACATATCTCTTTACCTCATATTTATATACTAGCTTTGCTAAACCTTAATGCATTTTAAGGTTTTTGATTGTTAAATGCTATAAATCTTAATAATGGTAAAATTTCATGTTTACCGTTTCTTTTCGCTAAAGTATTGCGATTAAACATTATAACATGtcatacgaaatttggggtgttacaattacTCATGAAACAGAACAAACAACCACTAACACAaaaagattctttatttaggcattCCTATTTCTAAACGACACGATCCATGTCAGGAAGGATCCCCAAATTACGCATTGTTTTCTGAACAAGCAGATGAATTTCTTCTTTAAAGTCTTGCTTAAAACCATTGGAGGTGAGCTTGAGGAGCCTCTTAGACTTCGGGTCATACACCTCCTGAACTATAAAACCCGGATACTCCTTACGCGGTGGGATATGCTTTTGTGTGGTCACAAAGTGTACAATACACTTGTGCACCACGCTCTCGGCAGAAACTTCGTCCCTGTGGAAACTATAGTATAGTTCTCTGGCACCAACTAGTTCCATGTTTTTACCACTTTGACCACTCCTTTTTGGTGTTGCATCCTCGGGACGATAAAACCATTGGATAATCAACATTATTTCCTTATTTTCCATTTCATTGATATCCTGTACATACAAACATTAGTAAAACAAACGCTTTGGGAAATCAATTACAAACATATgtttatgtatatatgtgtatcaGTGTACCTTTATCATAGCCACATACGGCTTCGTCGTCCGTGCTTGAGAATCGGGAGCTAAAAGCACAATATCTCCCTACATtccacaaaaaaataaaataaaagctaTTAGTTATGTTTTGACAAATTAATAAACCAAAAGCATGAAGAAACTATTAGTAGTTGTAAAATTTAACTCACTAGCTCGTAAGTGTTCCCATCGAATTTGAATGCCTTGTAATGATTCTTTTGGTTGTGAGTTCCCTCTGCAGAAATCTTAACTACATCACCAATTGGCTTCGCAACCTTGACAGGTTGTGGCACATCATCACATATGTTATTGCTACTGGAACTGCAAGCCATGTCTCTCTTTGCTACTTACGAAACAAAAAACATTAAAACTAAGAATAGAACAGTTTTTTTAGAAAGATAAAAACTCATACCTTTAACTATGTTGATCTCCAATAGCGCTTGAACACAACCTTTGGGTTTGTACTCCAATTTATACacaatatatatttttacctacgCATACTGGCCTACTCTCTTGTCACATGTTACATATAGTAGGTGTCCTATGTTTCAAGCATCTAACATATCACATTACATGCCATATAACATGTAGTATATTCTTACTGTCACATGTTATTTACCATCAAGATATCCTCTCTCATCGcatgttttatgtcataaaaaattcTTTTTCATCACATGAAATACATGTATCATATCATCTATGATCATGTATATGTTCATCACATATATGTTCTAAAGTCTTCTCAGCTATATGTTGTATAGTTTTATTAGATTTTATAACTTTTCTGGATGGATGGGCATATATTTAGTTATCTGGAGTTTTTTTATATCTCAAAAGGCGGATTTAACTAGTTATGATTTTTATGGTACTACTCCTTATTTGTTTTTTAAGTGTCATGTCCTCAAGTTCAAAATGTCTAAAAGTTAAATCTCTAAAAATATATTCAAATTATAATGTATAAAACCTACAAGGGATATAACTTATGAACTTTTTATATATGTAACATGTAAGTTGTTTTTCCATACATAAATTTTCTTGAAGATCAATCCAGATATACAATATCACATTTTTAATATAATGTGAGAACCCATTTTATCTTGACCGACTCATTTTAATACAATGCAAACTCATTTGGTGAAACCGATTTATGTAAATTATATTGAGATAACAAATGTTGTtagttatgctatacgtactctCTCATCACATGTTACAAATAGTAAGCATCATATGTTGGAAGCATATAACATATCACATTACATGCATTTGACATATAATGTATTTTCTTACTGTCACATGTTATATACCGTTAAGATATTATCTCCCATCACATGTTTTATGTCATAAACTTTTCTTTTTTATCACTTGtcataaaaaataattaaatgttagatttatttataATCTTTTACAAGTATATAAAATAGTATCTTCAAACATAAAACCTTggtttatttacaatcttattttAAAATCACATTCGAATTTGATCGAATAATCTAAGaaaataaattttaataatcTTAACTATTAGGAGTTGGCCTACAATGgtctcaacttcaaaaataaccagtggtggtCCCACATTTTCACATATTATAAACCATTGAACCTTTATTAACAaaacattaattttttttgtCCCATTTTCCTTTTTTTGTTAGCAAAGGTCCATTGGTTTATAATATATGAAAAGGTGAGACCATACTGGTTATTTTTGGAGTTGGGACCGTTGCCGGCCAACGGTTAATAATTGGGactattaaaatccattattcctaaaaaaataaaacagtAGAAACTATGtatatcaaataaataaaaaaacatatgcaTTTATGTAAACTAATAAAAGTATATACTTCGAATACAGATGGTCGGGacagttttgttcaaattcataGATTTGAAAACCGAATCAAAATTCAGTTGAGATAAATTTATTTTAAACTGATTATCTCAAGTATATTATACATTATAATTTATTCAAGTAACACTTAAATATTAGTCTTGATATGACAAATCATAAATATTTATAAAGTTACTTAAATGAAGATAAGGTGATTCTTAAGAATTTTAAATCCAAGCATATGGAACTGTAGTATTTAGATAATGGAGATTCAAACAACATGACAACATGACGGGGAACAAATTATTCTTTTCAGAACTAAACGAGCGAGTAAACGACAAGGTACGTTTCAGAACTAGAATAGGGATTGTATTTGAGTTAGGATTTCTATAATTATACAACCAATCCATCCTGGATCATTGTGGTTACGGGTGATATTCAGTTTTGAGTTAATTTTCTAATAGAGGACATCAAATTCTAAACTTGTGTGTGATTAATCGATTAGGACTTGAAGTTAGGAATTAACTCACAATCTTGAATATTGTTCCTTTAAAATCAAAGGATCTGTGATGATTCTTTAGATCAGGAGTTCCCTCTCCGGAAATCTTAACATCTTAACGACATCACCAATTGGCTTTGCAATTTCAGTACACTCTAGCGTATCATCGCCATTGCTTCTAGCAATACAAAACTTATCGTTAAGCAAGTTTGTATACTAACAAAATCTACAGATTTTCACTCAGAAAAATATCATAAGtcataataaaagaaaaatattaGAAGTCATAATAAAAGTCACAGTATATGGTATTCTGTTAGAAAATTTATGATATTTATAGGTGTTCTGTATTGTTTAGATATTGCATTACTATTTGTTTATGCTACACATACTCTTATCATATTTTACATATATAAAAACATATTTCATTGTTATGTATTACATGGTGGACCCGTGATTATTTTTCATGGGGCAATAGAGGGGCTTAACTAAATTTTAGGACGGGTCCGGGCAATAAAGGGGattaacaattttttttattttatttatttatttcttttagGGGTGTTGGGATTTTTGCTTAAAAGGTACACCAATTTTTTTAAACGGGTCGACTAGGCCCCCTACTCACAACCTCGGTCTGATCTTACATATTTTTCACATGCCCGGCAGGTAAAAACTATTCACTTATAACAATAGATCTTACACACATGTAAAGAATTCTCTTATAATACACCACA encodes:
- the LOC110921223 gene encoding BAH and coiled-coil domain-containing protein 1 translates to MACSSSSNNICDDVPQPVKVAKPIGDVVKISAEGTHNQKNHYKAFKFDGNTYELGDIVLLAPDSQARTTKPYVAMIKDINEMENKEIMLIIQWFYRPEDATPKRSGQSGKNMELVGARELYYSFHRDEVSAESVVHKCIVHFVTTQKHIPPRKEYPGFIVQEVYDPKSKRLLKLTSNGFKQDFKEEIHLLVQKTMRNLGILPDMDRVV